The window TAAAATAATATCCAAATAAGAACTAATAGGTTGTGTAGTTTTGCGTGCTAATGAAACAAATGGTCAAACGCTTAAAAAAATGGAGAAACCGTTTACGTTATTATTTTACCACGCCCAAGGGAAAAGTAAGGCGCACCTGTTACCATGAGGCCGGGCATTACATGGCCGCCTGGCTGTTCCCACAGCTGCTGGGCGTGAATTATGTAACGATCGATCGGAAAAACATCGACCCGCAGTATCGCGGCGGCGTGCATATGAGCAAACTAACGCCTGGGCATGAAACCTGGCAGGAAGCGGAAAAGATTATGCTGGTGAACGTGGCAGGCATGGCGGCCACCACTATCTATAGCCATGGCTCGTCTTATGTCAGGAAGAAAATATCTTTGTTTCCAAACGACGAAACACTGGTGGATGCCCACGGCGGTACAGATGATTATACGGCAGCCATAGGAAACGCGAGAACAACGCTGTTTCACCTGCGTATCGATCCAGCACGGCTATACTGGCAGGGTTTTCAGTTCATGTGTTTAGCCCTGATGAATCCTGTGATCTGGGAGGCGTTAACCTTACTCGCCGAAAATTTATATACTAATGAAGAAAAGAAACTGACCGAAGCGCAGATTAGTGCTTTATTCGCCTCTAAACTGGATGTTAGTACTTTGGCTCATGCACGTATGGAGATATTGAACCAAAGGTATCCTTTAAACCGCCAAAATTTATACCGTTTATACTAAAGGCTTTTCAGCTTTCGCCAGACCCGCGCGAACATGCGTAAAATGATAAAAAAGGTTACCTCAGTAGGCTCTCTTCATTCCTTGCCTCAATAGTACAAGAGCCTCCCCCGCTGCCCGTAGTGTTCCGCTGTTCGAAGTCTCCAGACTTCGAACCACTATGCATGTAGTCTCTGACTACCCCAGCTGTTAATTACCCTCGCCAACCGAAAACATTGGAAACAACGGTCTGTGAGGACACAGACCGTGGAGGAGAAAAATATATTTAATAATCAACAACTTACAATCACGATCCTTATAGATCGTTGATTATCAATATAAAATATACGTCATTGCGAGGCACGAAGCAATCCCTTAAATGCTAAGTCCCACATAGTTCGGGATTGCTTCGTACCTCGCAATGACGGTAGTTTTAGAACATTCGTTTAACGATATCAGTTGAACGCCATAACAATTTTTTTCAGGTTTTAACTGATGGACACTCGCAATGACGATCACAAGAAAGTTGCAGCATCCTTACATGTTACTACCAGGGCGGTCTGTGAGACCGTGTAGAAGAGACCATCCTATCCCCTCCCCTACTTCTCCACACTAAACACATAACTCCCCGATGCCAATTCATAAACAGCTTTCCCATCGGCATACCTTAAAAACTTAATTCCTTTTACCTTATCCGCGGGCTTACCGCCTTCGGTTACAGCAGCTGCCGAAGCGGCTGGCAGGTATAAAGTGGCTTTGGTATTTGCCGGTACTCTTGCGTTATAAATAAGGTTGGTGCCTGCCGTTTTCCAGCTGCTGCTAATCCTCCCGTAGGGCGAATCGTAGTAGCCTTTGGCGTAGGTCATCTGGCCGGTTGGGTCGGGTTCGGGTTGCAGGATAAAGTTTTTGAAACCAACCTCGCCGCGCTGGATGCCCAGTGAGTAGGCCATCATCCACTGGCCAACGGCGCCAAAGGAGTAGTGGTTAAAGGAATTCATGCTGTTGTTACCACCGAAACCGTTTTCAACCGTGTAGCCGTTCAGGCGTTCCCATATGGTGGTTGCGCCCTGGTCAATAGCGTATAGCCATGAGGGATAATGATCATTTTGAAGCACTTTGTAGGCCAGGTCGGCGTGGCCGTAATCGGATAGCGATTTGCTGATCCAGGCGGTACCTATAAAGCCAGTCATTAAGGAGTATTTAGGGCGGGTAATACCGTCATCGTCCTTGTTTTCACGTTCGACAGCGGCCTGTAGATTTTTGGCCATATAAGGCGTGTTCTCATCGTTAAAAACACCTAATGACAGGCCAACGGCATAAGCAGTTTGTATATCGGCTACTTTAAACTCCTGCTTTGCATCGCGGGGTGCAAATATGCCGCCACCCAAAAGCCCCATCGCCTTTTTATCGGCATTGATAAAGGTTTTGTTAAAAAATGCCTTGCGCTCATCATATCTTTCCTGGTATTTGGCAGCGTCGTCGGGCTTGTTTAAAGCGCTGGCAATCTTCACCATTATACCCAGGTCGAAAATATGGTAAGCGGTTACCAGGTAATCGGTACCCAGCTGGTTATTTTGAGGGCCAAGCCAATCGCCTAACTGCGAATCGGAACTGAGACCGTTTTTTTTGCTGATGGTAGAATCGATAAAACTCATGTACCTGGCCATGGCCGGGTAATGCTCTTTCAACAAGGCCACATCCTCATATTGCTGGTAGGCTTCCCAGGGGATAGTAATACCCGCGCTGCCCCAAAGTACGCCGCCAAAACCGCCGCCAACCGGGGCAATATCGGTAAACTTGCCATTGGGCATCTGCAAATCGCGCAGGGCAAAAAGGTGCCGTCTTAAAAACTGGTCGCTGTTGGACAAGTAGGTGGCAGTGCGCGAAAAAATACTGATATCGCCCGACCAGCCCATGCGCTCGTTACGCTGCGGGCAATCGGTAGGGATGGTTAAAAAGTTATCGATGTTTGACCAGGTAAGGTTTGACCACAGCTTGTTTACTTTGGGATTTGAGGTGACGTAATCTGCCGTTAGCTTGTGGATGGAGCTGATGGCCAAACCCTGCACAGCACTTAACGGCAGCGGTGCATCAACCCCGGTAATTTCAATATATTGATACCCGTGCGATGTAAAGTGAGGCTGAAATGTTTGCTCACCATCCTTCATGGTATACACATCCTGGCTCAGGGCCCCGCGGTAATTCTCGGTCATGATCATCCCCACGTTTTTGCCCGATTGTTTGAGGGCCGGGTATAAAACCTCGGCATAGCGCAGCAATAACTTTTTACCCGCTTTACCATTTTTAATGTAAATTTTAGGCACGCCCACCATATTTTGCCCCATGTTGTACACGTAAACGCCCTTGCGTACTTCCTGCATGCTTTGGGCGGTAAGCGTTTTGTAGATGCCGGCCGGCTGGCCAATTTGCCCAATCAGCGATAGCTTATCGTAGTTCAATTCATCCTTATGGCCAAAAAAATCATAGGATACGCCCGAATAGGTGGTACCATCTACCGGTACTTTAACCGCCTTTTGCCAGGCATTGTCATTATAGCTTACCGTAGTCCAGTTGTTTATCCCGGCTTCTAACGAGGCATCATAAACTTCGCCCATATCCAGGCTGCTGTAAACTATAGGGCCTTTGTTGTAATATTTCCAATCCTTATCGTTGGTAGTAATTACTTTTTTTGAACCGTCGGCATATTTAATCACCAGTTTGGCCAGTAATGATTGCCTGTCGCCAAAGTGGTTCCAGATGGTACCGTAGCTTAGCAGGCCGCTCCACCAGCCTTCGCCCAGCATGGCGCCTATAGCGTTTTGTCCGTTGTTAACCATCGTGGTAACGTCATACGTTTGATACAGGTGGGTAATGTTGTATTGCGTTAAGCCGGGGTTGTAGTAATCATTGCCTACGCGTTTACCGTTGAGGTACACCTCGTAAATGCCGCGGGCGGTAACGTACAGGCGGGCGCTTGTAATTTTTTTGCTGTTTGTTTCAAATTGGGTACGCAGCATAGGCATGGAGTTATGGCTTGGGTCGGCCACCGCAAAAACACCCTGGCTACCGCCCGAAACCTGGAAACGGTCGTTTTTTATACTGATGCCACCGTTGCCTATGAAAGATTTATAAATACCCGCGTAATGCTGTGCCGATAGATCTTCCTTAAACAAAATATTGCCCGGTTTGCGCGCGTTCGATACTTCCAACCCCGAAAATGCGGCCTGCTGCCCGGCATCCACAGCATAACCGATATCGCAAAGCAAACCGAACGAGATTACATCACGAGCGCCCAGCGGGTTAAGGGTAACTACTGCCCTGTGCGGCCCGCGCGGCGGAAAAACAGGCTGGGCACCTGCAGGTGTTTTATCATTATCTACAAGAAAATCATAGTCGCCATCTACGCTAAAGGTTAAAGTGCCCATTTCGTTATAGATTGCAAAACGGTGCTCTTTGTTTTTATTGCCTTCATTAATTACACTTGTTTTAATATCAAATGATTTTAGCACCCGTGTAGCGGTATCATTGCCGGTATAACCGCTGCGGTATATGTTAATTTTAGCGTTACCTGTACCGGCGCTGCCCAGCTTTGAAATGTCCAGCTCGATCTTGAAATAACTCTCGTTCATTTTATTTTCAACCTGGAAAATATTTTTGTTTTTATCCATTAGGCGGGCATCATTGGCGCCCATGATGATGCTTGCACGGGTGCTGCCGGGCGCTATGGCCAGCTTGTAATTCATGTTAAAAACGGGCAGGTATTTGGAGTATAAAACCAGGTCGTTATTGCCGCCGCCAATCCAGGTAGCACCATCCCAGGCCGATAATCCGGGATCGGCGTTCATCAAACCCGTTTCAAACCACGAGGTATTGGTTAACATGGCGCCTGTTTGGTCCCAAACGGTCACTTTCCAGGTGTAACGGGTGGCCGCTTTAAGCTTTTTCCCCGCATATTCAATACCTGATGATTTACTGCTGTTTACCTTCCCGGTACTCCAAACGGGTTTGCCTGCGCCATCTTTTACTTCCAGCTGGTAGGATAGCTGCACATAGCCCCTTGCCCCTGCCGGCGCTTTCATTTGCCAGCTAAAGCGCGGCGTTTCCACATCGATACCCATGGGCTTATCGGTATACTCCACCTGTAGGTTATCAATACTTGCCGCGGGATTGGCCTTTAGTTGCGTGGCAAATGCAGCCGCATCATTACCAGGATAAATAAAAAAAACTAAGGCGAAAACAAGCGTAATACTTTTAAAAGCGAACAGGCAACTCTTTTTCATGAAGGGGGGTATGGTTAACTAAGTTTAATAATTTCAATAATAAAACCACACTTTGACTTATAAACACGGGCATAACCTATTGCTCATACAGTAAATGCCAGCCATCCGCAGGCATTACCGCCCGATAGCTTGTATCAACCCAATAAAAAAGCAGAATGTGGTTTTATAATTATTTACACAATAATACGTGTTGAAACGGTGAAACCGTCATGAACTGTCTTCTATAAATATTAACGCAGGTTATCCCGCATTTTTATTTTTGATACACACGCACGTAATCAACCTCAAACCGTTTTGGAAAAGTGGTTGCCGATGGTTCGCCGCCGTTATCGCCGCCAATGGCCAGGTTCAGGAGGATGTAATGTGGCTGTTTAAAGGGATTAAAGTTGCTGCCGTCCTGGTTAACCAGGTCTTTTAAGGCCACATGGTTAAGCAATATGTCATCAACATACAGGCTAATGGATGTTTCGTCCCAATCCATTCGCCAGGTGTGAAAGCGCTGGTTCCAGCCGGGTTCAAATGAATCGAGTGTTTTTACATTACTATACCATTTGGCCTTATATGGTACATCGGTGCCGCAGGCTATGTTGGCCAACAGTTTATCGCGGTAAAATTCCATAATGTCAATTTCGCCGTTTGATGGCCAGGGCTTGTTCAGGCCTAAGGTCCAGAAGGCCGGCCATAAACCGGCATCGGTATTTATCCGGCCCCGCATAATCAGCCGGCCATATTGCCAGCTTTGCAGGCCATTGGTATTCATACAGGCCGATGTATATTCAATAAACCGCCGGCTGGTCTGCCAGTTGGTACTGTTGGGTACATATGCGGGGTTGGGCAGGTGCACCTTTTTAGCTTCTATTACCAATAACCCGTTGTGGCAGGTGGCATTATCGGCCTGGTACCATTGGTCTTCATGGTTACGTACAAAGCCTTGCTCAAACTTCCAGTTGGCGGGGTTTGGCGGCCCTTCGTTATTAAATTCATCGGCCCAAACCTGTTTGTATCCGCCAAGGGTGTCCGGCTGTATTTGCTGGCTTTGTGCTATTAAAGGAGCAAGGAATGTTAAAAGTAATAACACCCGTTTCATCACCACAAAAAGGGCAGTTGTTTTTTGGTAATGCTTAGTGGTAAAAAGCTTTGTATTCGGGGCTATCTTTTCCATGGTAGTGGTTTATGTAGCCAATATCGGATGTTTTTTGTTCTGATTTATTTCCGGGGGTTCGGAAGGCATACCTTTTTAGACAAATTTATTATTTACCCCCAATAAAAAATGTGTCCCCACTCCTTTGGAAGACACATTTAATTAACTTTAACTGTTCATTTTTATTTATTAACGTAAATGAAAAAACCGCAAGAACTAAAGGAGTATTTTAAAAGCCTTTGTAATTTTTATCGTGAGCCAGCATAGGTCAAAGTACCATCAAAAACCCTTTTGTTGGTGGCATTGGCTCCCCAGTCAAATGCCAGGTGGAATGTTTTGGTATCGGGGTCGTAATAATTATCTTTTCCGGCAGTGTTCTGCACAGCCGCATTCCCGGTTGCTATCACGGTAACCTTGTTAGTTGCAGGGTCAACCGTAAGCTGCAGCCCGGCAATACCGCCAACGCCGCTGCCGGTAATCCATTTTAAAGAAAACGAATTGGTGTAAGTTCCTATGGTAGCAACATCAACCTGCAGCCCATCGGGATAGGTGCCGCCCAGCGTAGCATCGGCAACCCCATCAATATACCGGGCAATAGTGCCGCCAAGTGTATAAACCCCATCGTATTTGTTTTTAACACTGTAAAATGCATACATAGTGCCCCTGCTTGCCGCATGGATACCCACTCCGGCCGAATCTGTAATTTTATAGGCCAGGGCGTAGCTTTTTGATAAATCAAGTTTACTGCCGTCGAGCTTTATCACAAAATTCTTTGCAAAATCGCCCGAGGCAAATTTAAAAGTGAGGTTATCGCCAGATACCGAAACATCGGCAGATGAGGTTCCGATTGTATAAAAAGATGATGGTAATAATTCATAAGCCGTACCATTGGCTTCGTTGTAAGCATCAATTGAATCCGGCTCAGCCGATACCACAAAGTTTTGCGCCTTTTTCAGATCTGTATTATTTGCCGCATCTTTTTTCAGCGTAAAAACATCAATGGTTTTAACATCAGTAAACGGATCAAAAAATGTTGATGATTCCATACCATCGGGAAAGCCTATCAAGGTTTTACCGGCATTGAGTGTTTCTGTAGTAACCTTATCGGCAGCGGGTTCCTTTCTGCATCCTGCAAACACAACAGCAAATGCACAGGCCACAACCAGGTATTTAAAAAATATATTCTTTTTCATGTTTTTTAAGTTGAAGGGTTAATTAGTTGTTCTTGTATCCCACCACACATGTGCATCCTGGGTATCGCCGCCTGTTAACCTGGCAACGGCAGCATTAACATTTGTTCCGTTGGTGTTGTATTCAGATGATGCATAGGTAAACCTCCTTACAATCTGGCCCGATGAGTTTGTGGCATCCGGTGCCGGGGTAAGCGCCGGCCAGCCGGTTTTTCGCCATATGGCCCAGGCTGCATGGCCATCAGGGTAGCTGGCTATCCACCTTTGGATAGAAATGTTTTTTATTTGCGAACCGGTGATGTCGGCGTTTTTAGTATCAGTTACCGGGAACTGCGCCAGGTAAGAAGCAGATGGCGTTCCGGCATCCCACTGCTCAAATGATGCGGCAACGCCTGTGGTATAATCGGTAGTAATACTTTCGTCGGTCCAACCTAAATTGGCTGCCTCGGCGCGCGCCAGCCAAACTTCGGCAGCATTAATCATCACCACCGATCCCGTCTCTAACCGAAGGTCGCCACGCAAAACGCGGGCCCAGGTTGGGTTTGCATCCTCAAATGCCAAAACGCTCAGGCGTACCAAACCATAGGGCACGCCAATATTTGATGTGGTTACGTTGCCCGATAATTCGCTTGCCCCGCCAAATTCGGCCTGCCGGGGGTCGTTGCTTCCTACGGTGATATCTGTCAGCGTTTTTGATTCGCCATAATCTTTGCGGCCGTTGTAAAGGCTGTACCATGCGCTTTTGTAAGTGCCGCCGGGATAAACCAGGGTGAAGTTTTGGGCATTGGTGGTAATTACACCCGATGCAATAGCCTCTTTAACTGCTACAGCCGCATAATCGCTGGCGCCGGTTACCCTGTTTGACAATTGTATTGCAGCCAACAACTTCAACGAGTTGGCCATGCGTTTCCATGAAGCTACATCGCCGCCATAAATAATATCGCCGGCCAGGCTCGATGATGAATCAAACTCGCTTATGGCCGATGTAAGTGTCGAAATTATGCCTTTATAAATAGTCTCCTGGGTATCATACACCGGCTGTATCACCGCACTCCCTTTTAAAGCCTGGGTGTAAGGCACATCGCCCCATGAATCTGTAATTATCCAATAGATGTATTGCTGCATAATTTTTGCTACAGCGGTTGAATTGTTACTTACATTAAGGTTGATGATAGTTTGCAGGTTATTTAAATTGCCACTATAGTTACCGGTAAATGAGTTTTGCGGTAAATTATATAATGATGTTCCTGAATATTGGGTTTCAGAAAAATACTGGCCGTACTGGGCGCCAGATAAAGGCTCGGTATTGGTAGAAGCGTAGCCCCCAAGGTTTGATTGTACGTTGGTTAATAAAGCCGATGTAATGGCTGTTGTTGTAGCGCCCGGATTGCTGTTAACATCGCCAAAATCTTTCAGCTTGTTGCAGCCCGTTGTGTATAAAACAACGGCCATTGCAGCTGTATATATGTATATCTTTTTCATTTTGTTTAAAATATTGATTGGTAGGTAATGCTTAGAATGTTACTTTGAGATTGAAGCCGAAACCCCTGGTGCCGGGCCATTGGGCCGTTTCTCCCTGCGATGCGGTTATTTCCGATGGGTCAAAGTCTTTGGTTTTGGCATACAGCAGTAACAGGTTACGCCCTGTTAGTTCAAACCTGGCCGATTGAAGCGTTTTACCAAACCCGAGTTTTTTAACCGGAATGTTGTAGCCGATAGCAACCTCGCGAAGCTTAACAAACGTTAAATCATAAATAAAGGAATCGAAAGTTTTGTTGTTGTATAAGCCCTGGTAGTACGTTTTAGCATCTACATAATAGGTAACCGGGTTATTGTTGGCATCAACGCCGGTAACTTTAACACCACCGCCATCGGCAACAGGATCACGTACCGACATTCCCTTATCATTCAGCGCGGCGGTATTAGCAGTTAAACCGCTGTATTGGCCCCACATGTTTGATAATGAAACAAACTTGCCGCCTATCTGGTAGTCAATATTAAAGCTGGCAACAAAATCTTTAAATATTGCAAATGAGTTTTGCAAACCACCGGTAAACTTAGGCAGTACGCTGCCAAAATATACATTAGGATCATTAATATAAGCTCCGGCTGATGTAAGGATGGGCACGCCATCGGCATTGCGTTTAATACCGTTACCGTAAATCTGGCCCCACTCTTTACCTTTTTGCTGGATAAGGTAAGGCATAGTGCTGCCCCAAACACCGGCAACAGCCACACGGTCTACGCCGTATTTATCGCTGATTTCCACAACTGTATTTTCAATGATCCGGGCCACGTTTGTGTTAACCGTCCAGCTGAAGTTAGGCAACTTAACCGGCGAGCCGCCTAAAGAGAACTCGACACCGCGTTTTTTGATTAAGCCAATATTGGTTAATATGGTTGAAACACCACTGGCCCCGTTTACAGATAATGATACCGGGATATCTTTATCATCGCCCTGGTAATAGGTACCGGCAAAGGTAAGCCTGTCGTTAAAGAACCCCAGGTCTAAACCAAACTCAGTTTGTTTGGTAGTTGTTCCGTGCAGGCTTGGATCGATGTAAACACCGTTACCGGCCTGCAGCAGGTTCCCGTTCCATTTATTGGAGCTTATTGAGTAAGTGGTATTATTGCGGTATGCACCAAATGTTTCTGTAGATGTACCAAGCGCCAGCGGAATTTCGCCGTATGATGCCCTTACTTTACCAAAACTTAACCAACTTTTTGTTTGCGGCAATAATTCGCTGAAAACAAATGAACCGCCAAACGATTTGGACAGCACCGAGTTGGCATTA is drawn from Mucilaginibacter ginsenosidivorax and contains these coding sequences:
- a CDS encoding alpha-L-rhamnosidase — translated: MKKSCLFAFKSITLVFALVFFIYPGNDAAAFATQLKANPAASIDNLQVEYTDKPMGIDVETPRFSWQMKAPAGARGYVQLSYQLEVKDGAGKPVWSTGKVNSSKSSGIEYAGKKLKAATRYTWKVTVWDQTGAMLTNTSWFETGLMNADPGLSAWDGATWIGGGNNDLVLYSKYLPVFNMNYKLAIAPGSTRASIIMGANDARLMDKNKNIFQVENKMNESYFKIELDISKLGSAGTGNAKINIYRSGYTGNDTATRVLKSFDIKTSVINEGNKNKEHRFAIYNEMGTLTFSVDGDYDFLVDNDKTPAGAQPVFPPRGPHRAVVTLNPLGARDVISFGLLCDIGYAVDAGQQAAFSGLEVSNARKPGNILFKEDLSAQHYAGIYKSFIGNGGISIKNDRFQVSGGSQGVFAVADPSHNSMPMLRTQFETNSKKITSARLYVTARGIYEVYLNGKRVGNDYYNPGLTQYNITHLYQTYDVTTMVNNGQNAIGAMLGEGWWSGLLSYGTIWNHFGDRQSLLAKLVIKYADGSKKVITTNDKDWKYYNKGPIVYSSLDMGEVYDASLEAGINNWTTVSYNDNAWQKAVKVPVDGTTYSGVSYDFFGHKDELNYDKLSLIGQIGQPAGIYKTLTAQSMQEVRKGVYVYNMGQNMVGVPKIYIKNGKAGKKLLLRYAEVLYPALKQSGKNVGMIMTENYRGALSQDVYTMKDGEQTFQPHFTSHGYQYIEITGVDAPLPLSAVQGLAISSIHKLTADYVTSNPKVNKLWSNLTWSNIDNFLTIPTDCPQRNERMGWSGDISIFSRTATYLSNSDQFLRRHLFALRDLQMPNGKFTDIAPVGGGFGGVLWGSAGITIPWEAYQQYEDVALLKEHYPAMARYMSFIDSTISKKNGLSSDSQLGDWLGPQNNQLGTDYLVTAYHIFDLGIMVKIASALNKPDDAAKYQERYDERKAFFNKTFINADKKAMGLLGGGIFAPRDAKQEFKVADIQTAYAVGLSLGVFNDENTPYMAKNLQAAVERENKDDDGITRPKYSLMTGFIGTAWISKSLSDYGHADLAYKVLQNDHYPSWLYAIDQGATTIWERLNGYTVENGFGGNNSMNSFNHYSFGAVGQWMMAYSLGIQRGEVGFKNFILQPEPDPTGQMTYAKGYYDSPYGRISSSWKTAGTNLIYNARVPANTKATLYLPAASAAAVTEGGKPADKVKGIKFLRYADGKAVYELASGSYVFSVEK
- a CDS encoding DUF1735 domain-containing protein, encoding MKKNIFFKYLVVACAFAVVFAGCRKEPAADKVTTETLNAGKTLIGFPDGMESSTFFDPFTDVKTIDVFTLKKDAANNTDLKKAQNFVVSAEPDSIDAYNEANGTAYELLPSSFYTIGTSSADVSVSGDNLTFKFASGDFAKNFVIKLDGSKLDLSKSYALAYKITDSAGVGIHAASRGTMYAFYSVKNKYDGVYTLGGTIARYIDGVADATLGGTYPDGLQVDVATIGTYTNSFSLKWITGSGVGGIAGLQLTVDPATNKVTVIATGNAAVQNTAGKDNYYDPDTKTFHLAFDWGANATNKRVFDGTLTYAGSR
- a CDS encoding SusD/RagB family nutrient-binding outer membrane lipoprotein translates to MKKIYIYTAAMAVVLYTTGCNKLKDFGDVNSNPGATTTAITSALLTNVQSNLGGYASTNTEPLSGAQYGQYFSETQYSGTSLYNLPQNSFTGNYSGNLNNLQTIINLNVSNNSTAVAKIMQQYIYWIITDSWGDVPYTQALKGSAVIQPVYDTQETIYKGIISTLTSAISEFDSSSSLAGDIIYGGDVASWKRMANSLKLLAAIQLSNRVTGASDYAAVAVKEAIASGVITTNAQNFTLVYPGGTYKSAWYSLYNGRKDYGESKTLTDITVGSNDPRQAEFGGASELSGNVTTSNIGVPYGLVRLSVLAFEDANPTWARVLRGDLRLETGSVVMINAAEVWLARAEAANLGWTDESITTDYTTGVAASFEQWDAGTPSASYLAQFPVTDTKNADITGSQIKNISIQRWIASYPDGHAAWAIWRKTGWPALTPAPDATNSSGQIVRRFTYASSEYNTNGTNVNAAVARLTGGDTQDAHVWWDTRTTN
- a CDS encoding glycoside hydrolase family 16 protein, translated to MEKIAPNTKLFTTKHYQKTTALFVVMKRVLLLLTFLAPLIAQSQQIQPDTLGGYKQVWADEFNNEGPPNPANWKFEQGFVRNHEDQWYQADNATCHNGLLVIEAKKVHLPNPAYVPNSTNWQTSRRFIEYTSACMNTNGLQSWQYGRLIMRGRINTDAGLWPAFWTLGLNKPWPSNGEIDIMEFYRDKLLANIACGTDVPYKAKWYSNVKTLDSFEPGWNQRFHTWRMDWDETSISLYVDDILLNHVALKDLVNQDGSNFNPFKQPHYILLNLAIGGDNGGEPSATTFPKRFEVDYVRVYQK